Below is a window of Xiphophorus maculatus strain JP 163 A chromosome 19, X_maculatus-5.0-male, whole genome shotgun sequence DNA.
TAAGTTTTGCTTTTGGTATTTTGCTTTAGCGAATGTTGGTGTAGTTATGTTTTTTCTCTGCTAATGTGATTGACAGGAGACCTTCCCGGTTCCACTAAAATGTCTAGATCCAATCATTACaggcaaaaatataattttatttgatgCTTTTGATGACTTATTTGATCTGCTTACTCAGCATACAACAGCAatgattattaaaaacaacaaatgggCACTCAATTTCAAACTTATTAGTAATATTGCTTAGTCTATATGCCAGAATATATGCATACATTCACAAGTTTGGTAAAATTCACCTCAGCTAAACATTTGCCCATTTATTTTGGTAGAATTAGTTAAGACTAGTTTGTTTTCTGGTACAGACGTGGCGTTTGAATGATGCCAATAGGAATTGAGGTTGGACTTTCTAGAGACTTTTTTTATACAAGTTCAACCATTTGAACTAAACTGTCCCTCTCAGGTTAAATAAAAGCTCAAAAGCACCACAGCGACCCCCTAGAATCAAACTCAGAAGGAACTGGAAACTGTAGGAACACCAATGCCACTCCCTCCAGTAAAGCCAATTTAAAAACAACGTACTAATTTGTTGCACATCAAGaaaaagttttcactttgaaatcaaagcattaaaaagctgatttaaattAGCGTCTGTACATTCGAACAGGTCGGATATCATTTGATTTGatatcaaacatgacaaaaGTGGAGTTGTTCGGCCGCAGTGACCAGAAGTATGTTTGGTGGACTCAAAGTGACCTGTCcagcacggtggtggcagcattatgatgAGAAGCTGTTTTAAGAAGAAGAACTGGCTTTAAATTCTTCAAACAGATGTTAACATACAAAGTATAATAGACATTTATGCATAAATAACCGGAGTACGCAATAGAGTAGCCTCTTGTTGCTTTGTGACATAGATAAGTAAACCTATTAATCACTTAATCTGATGCCACGTCACCATAGGATTTGACCCAAATATAAAGATATATAAACCCTATATAACATCATGACATCATCTTGTGAGCTTACAGAAACTGACTTAAGGCAAGAAATCTCAAGtcatgaacaaaaagaaaatgacaaataacCTTTTCTATTTACACAACAAAATGAGTTCCTCAGGATTCCATTTATCCTAAGTATGTACAGGCTTTTGGTATCCAAAGAAAGTAATCATCTCTATTGTGATATATTTTGATAATGTTCTTCTTTAGAGCTGCTCAATGTATCTGTGTAAACATGAATTTGAGCAACAGAGCTATGCGTGTGTCTCTCATGGATCACCACACCGGTTccctcagagtagagctgctgttTCTTCACATTGAAATGAAGAAGTTGTTCATGGATTTCCAGGGACAGAATCCCTGGGCGGGTCCAAAGATTTCTGGAAGGAGTACATATCCCAGCAGGCTTTGCAAACACATTGGGATCTATTGGATGAAGCTGGAggaagttgttgttttgttttttttgtttttcagaacaaacaaccatcatttgatgtaaaaaaaaaaaaattttgttttgaatgttggtttaagaaaagcattaaataaatattgattacATGTTAATCTACCATCTACTGTAGTTTTGAAAGCTGTGCTCCTCAATCAGGAATATGTGGAGGtatgatttttgaaataaaaggtgGAAACTTGTTATTAAGATCTTCATATGAAAGACGAACTTCATTCCTACCAGGAAAGAAAAGCTGACGATATTTTCATCCAAATCTTTGCTGCAGCATCTTCAATGAACTGATGCTCTGAGGTTTTTGGCCTTTCTGGAAATTGCAATACTGCAGCCCTTTGAGAGAGAggacatttgtgtttttggggATACCCGGTAAAATGAACTTCCCAAAAACTTTCTGGGTAATGAAATTGGCTTCAAAGAACATGTCCTGGTCATAGCCCCCATGTTACTTACATTAATACTggagattaaataatttagagTTCTGAGCTGataatctgaaataataatgaaaatttgTCACCTGCTTGTCACATAATTTTAACAACTATCTGTAATTAAAATGGAATTGGCTCAAACACAGGACCCTGTTGTACTCCATTACAAATTCTGGTGTGAGGTAGATCattaactaaaacaaacaggaaTCTCAGTGTCGTTTCTGTATGATGACCTCTGATACCTGATAGAAACTTTCtaaactttttaatattgtCTAAATACTTTCAATTATTTCCAAGAATCTTAGCTATGCAAGGAGGATTCACTAGTGGCCCATTCTTTGTCTCTTGATCTTATGCTGATGTCTCAAAGTGTGAACATAGAGCAGTACTTCCAACTAATCCTGtcaaaaatgatcatttcattCAATATTCTCATGTAAATACAAGTAATTATCTCGTTGGAAGAAAATAGCATCACACAGTCATAAGACATTCctgaaacaatgtttaaaatcagTGATTCTATTGCAAATTTCctcaaaattacaaaacagaacACCAGAAGGTAAATGTCATCCCGTTACAAACTGGTTGTTTAATTAATAGTGTCACAATTTAGGCAATCTGACTGCTCTGAACAAAGAAACaattcttttgttatttttgagaATTTGTTGTTTCACGATGAGCAGGTTGGAAAgaatgaaattaatttgattaataatagaaacaattttatttgtaaagaattAGATTACATCAAAGGGACTAAAAAGAGCCTTAACTTTGTTTGTCTGGCTATTTTCTCTGATGACTATATTATTAGTTTCTTccctttaagtttttatttgggatgaaataaatcatttagaAATAAGCTTTTCAAATTGATTAAGGTAAGGAGATATAAGATTCCATATTCAAGTTCTGTTAAAAGCTTTCTTGAGCAAAACCTAAAAGGTATTCCAAACTATAATATTGAAtgaaattgattatttaaagcaacatttacatttattagtTTGTATAAGCTCTGGGTTTACATGTCTTTGGAATTTTTATagtgaaaataataaagaaaagttgaatttaaaaaaaaaaatcagctgcagaaaaaggATCATTTCCTGAACGTTGTTTAAGCTGTTGTTTCAAGAACATGATTGAAAAGAAACCAGATTCTGGTATTTGTAGTCTTTGATGTGCGAAGCAGATATTAAATCTGTGGTGAAGTTAGCAGCCTCTTTGCGGTTTGGTtttagcggcagcagcagcaaaaggTATTTTTATGGTGGTGAACAGTTCAGAGTCTGAACACAGACCGATAgacttaacaaaaaaaaaaaaaaaaaaaaaacagccctgaaactgcaggtgtgtgtgcgtgcgtgtgtatTAGAGATGGTAGATGGGATTAAAACAGATGTATTAGTCCGCTTTGTCTGTCCCGTTTTAAATACACACGTCTAGCAATATATGAGCACATATGCGGagaaatctatctatctatctatctatctatctatctatctatctatctatctatctatctatctatctatctatctatctatctatctatctatctatctatctatctatctatctatctatctatctatctatctatctatctatctatctatctatctatctatctatctatctatcaacGTCTGTAAGTGGCGGTTCTGTGATGTTGCTTTTCATGTCAAACACACGTTTCGTTTtgcagaaatctttttttctgctcgCTACCTCCTGCAGCAAAGTGTAAGAATAAATGCgaaaaataataacagcatgCAGAATACTGCAATCACAGAGTGACTGCATCACAggaataaataatatatatatttttcttcgcAGATAGTAGGGAAGGGAAAAACAAGGAATACTTGAGCctctttgaatgaaaaacatttatttattccgAAAATCTCTCGAATCAGaataaaatttgtttctgtGAAGCTGTGGAATTACAAACAGTTTAGAGTTTAAACTCAGAGAGAAATGAAATGTCCTGAAGCCAGAGAAGGTGTTCGCACCTCCTCCTGCAGATGAGCTCCAGTTGATGCAAGCTGCGATGAAATGAGcgataaataaaatctgttcagTTGAtagtaaatattgtttttctttcagggcCATTTCTCTGCAATATGCGCAGAGGTAAATATGGTTTTAATCTCTCAGtcgcagaaaaacagaaacccGACGGCTTCATCACTCTGTAGGAGGACGGGTCCAGTTAAAGACGGGCTGAACAAAACTTTACACtcagtgaaaataataataataatacataaaaaacttAAGtaggattttaaagaaaataattgtaataaaaaaatctgaaaagtaataAATGCTGAAAACTTTTCTTCTCCTTTGTAGTTGCAAATGTTTAgattacatttaactttttgttgAAGTGGAAAAAACGTTCATGACAATAAAATGATACTCTCAatataagtttttttaaaatctcagatCGAATGAAACATCCTATGCggtgtaaataataataaaaatgaaagagatcAAGTTTATTATGAACTGCATGAATCAGAGTATGATTTAACTTAATTTAGACACATTTACAGGAATAAAACGTGGTAAACTTAACGAAGAGGCGGCTCTTAAAGAAAATATTCCGATATGTTCAATTAGCCGACTCCCTGGGTTAAAGTTTGTGAAATAAGTTTatatatcattttaaatcagtCGGAAATGATCTCTGCAGAGCTGTACGTCTTCTTTAATCACACCTCGGATCTGAACGGCACATTTTCACCTCATCAGTTTATCTGAGCGCCTGACGCGCGCATGTGTGAACTCCCCATTGAGTCTTAAATGCAATCAACAGCTTCCATTAAGGTCTGCAGCGGGAATCCACGTTCCTGCACAGCCTCGGGGCCGTGTTGATTAGCTGCGTAAAGACCCGATCTGTTCTCCTTTAGGGGCCTGAATAGAAGCGATAATGGGCCGTTATCTTATCCCGGTCAGGGAAGGGGGGAGAGAGGAAACTGCTGCCAAGGGGGAGACTGACTTATCCCCCACAGAGAGCAGAGCGGAGGCCGGATAATGAGAGGAATATCAGCTTTAATGCGCGGCAGTTTGCGTCTGACATGAAATCAGGTTCATTTTGGATCGTATGCGCAAAAATAGATGAAGGCGCCGATTAAAATCTTGTTTCAGTGTGAAAAGCAGGGTCAATTCGGATTGTGAAGAGGTCTATGAAATAGCCTGCAAGCTGCAGTTTGATTCCGAATCTAAACATGTTTAATGATCCAGACTCCTGATGTTTGGCGGCCTGCACGCACTAACGCCGCTGTTCCCTCTGATGGCTCCGGCGACCGGGAAATAATCGGATTACTCCGCAGGAAGAGCCTCCGTGACCCAACAGCGCCTTTCCAATAGTCTGCAAACACTGCGGATTATCTTAATTCAATTAATTCTCAATACACAAACCCGCGGCCCTTCAACCCGGTCTGACTCAGCCTCTGCGCCGTGACGTCACGGCCTATAAGAGCAACCCCTCGCGCAGCAGTTCACATCCTGAACCGGAGCTGACTCTGCAGCGCTTGCAGAGGAGAGAAGAGCGCAGCCGCGTCACCATGTCGCCTTCAGCCTGAACTTTCTTTCCGCTTCCTCAGGAGTTTTGATTCCCAGTTTGATccgtttttttcctcctccgcGCAGCCGCGTGATGCCCGCCGGGATGTTTAGCATCGACAGCATCCTGTCCGGACGGCCGAACTGTAAGGAGCCGCTGCTGCTGCACCGGAGCGGCCCCGTGGTGCTTCCCGCCGGCCTCACGGACACCATCTACACCGACTACAGCGGACTGTACTCGGCTGCCCGCGGACCGTCCCCGCCGGGGGTCCACGCATTGAGTGGGGCAAGGATCGGATATAACGGCTACTACTACGGACAGCTGCAGGTCCAGGGTCCCGGAGGAGGTCCGCCTTGCTGCGGAGCCGTGCCCGGCCTCAGTCCGCAGCAGTGCCCCTGCTTCCCCGCAGGTAGGGTACCCCCGATAGTTCTCAATTCACAGCTTAATAGaaattaaatctgtttcttaaaaatgtaaattactaTTTTCATGTGACACAAATAAGATAAATATGCATTTGttgaattgtttaaaattatCGTTAAAAGCAAATCTAAACATCGCCCTTGATCTTCACAATTATGTTAATctttttacaactttaaaagtgttttaagaCAAGAATATGTTAAATGCCGCCTTTTTGATTTCTTAAACTAAAATTTCAAATTCCATCTGATTTCTGCTGCACACTTCGTCATGTTTTCGGTTGTTGGTGTTGTCCTCAATGTTCTGTTagatcagaaaaaagtttttaaattccAGAAAAACTTAAAGAAGAACAAAGTAAGACAAAAATGGGCGATGCATGTAGATATAGCATATAAATCTACGAAATCTCCTAATTTCTGCGCCTCAGACGCTTCAGTTTGTTCCCGTCTTACAGGCTACGACAGCCCGGCCTCGGTGCTCCTGTCCCCGGTTCCTCACCACATGATGTCCTACATGAACATGGGCAGCCTGTCGCGGACCGAGCTGCAGCTCCTCAACCAGCTGCACTGCCGCAGGAAGCGCAGGCATCGAACCATCTTCACCGACGAGCAGCTGGAGGCTCTTGAGGGCCTCTTCCAGGAGACCAAGTACCCGGACGTGGGGACGCGGGAGCAGCTGGCCCGGAAAGTTCACCTGCGGGAGGAGAAGGTCGAGGTGGGATacgttttctttccttttttaaatattgattgaaatcaggaagacatttattattattat
It encodes the following:
- the gsc gene encoding homeobox protein goosecoid, whose translation is MPAGMFSIDSILSGRPNCKEPLLLHRSGPVVLPAGLTDTIYTDYSGLYSAARGPSPPGVHALSGARIGYNGYYYGQLQVQGPGGGPPCCGAVPGLSPQQCPCFPAGYDSPASVLLSPVPHHMMSYMNMGSLSRTELQLLNQLHCRRKRRHRTIFTDEQLEALEGLFQETKYPDVGTREQLARKVHLREEKVEVWFKNRRAKWRRQKRSSSEESENSQKWSKKAEKTDGTKSDADSDS